The Alphaproteobacteria bacterium genome contains a region encoding:
- a CDS encoding transcriptional regulator: MEIEPIKNDRGYRRTLKEIEGLMKAKRDTPEGDRLDILVTLVEAWEQKHYPLDLPDPVEAIKFHMDQKGLAPRDLIPFIGSRNRVYEVLNRRRPLTLKMIRQLHEGLGIPAESLIKMGQDRAA, translated from the coding sequence ATGGAAATAGAGCCAATCAAGAACGATCGCGGCTATCGTCGTACGCTCAAGGAAATTGAAGGGCTGATGAAAGCGAAGCGCGACACCCCTGAAGGGGACCGGCTGGATATCCTGGTCACGCTCGTCGAGGCGTGGGAGCAAAAGCACTATCCCTTGGATCTTCCCGATCCGGTGGAGGCGATCAAGTTTCATATGGATCAGAAGGGCCTCGCGCCACGCGATCTCATCCCTTTCATCGGCAGCCGCAATCGCGTGTACGAGGTGTTGAATCGGCGTCGTCCCCTGACGTTGAAAATGATCCGGCAACTGCACGAGGGTCTCGGCATCCCGGCCGAGTCATTGATCAAGATGGGGCAGGATCGGGCAGCTTAA
- a CDS encoding type II toxin-antitoxin system HigB family toxin — MRIIALSTLKAFANRSAAHADAREPLMAWYREARKADWATPADVKRAVRSASVLKDGRVVFNIAGNKYRVVVWINYPYRVMYIRFVGTHRQYDQIDAQTI, encoded by the coding sequence GTGAGGATCATAGCGCTCAGTACACTGAAGGCCTTCGCCAATCGGAGCGCCGCCCATGCAGACGCGCGCGAGCCGCTGATGGCCTGGTACCGGGAGGCAAGAAAGGCAGATTGGGCAACCCCGGCGGACGTGAAACGAGCTGTCCGCAGCGCAAGCGTGCTCAAGGATGGGCGGGTCGTCTTCAACATCGCCGGCAACAAGTACCGTGTCGTGGTGTGGATCAACTATCCGTATCGCGTGATGTACATTCGTTTCGTGGGCACGCACCGACAGTACGACCAAATCGACGCGCAAACGATCTGA
- a CDS encoding M81 family metallopeptidase: MRIFTASLATETNSFSPIPTSRQSYEQTLYFPPGKHPDRATHCTAPLFVARRRARQEGFELIEGSCFWAEPSGPTLQASYESMRDEILAQCRAAMPLDGVLLGLHGAMVAYGYDDCEGDIIARVREIVGPKAVISVELDPHCHLTEQRVRGADIVILYKEYPHTDFLERGEELVTLTVKAIRRDIRPTTSLYDCGMIDVFPTSREPGRAFVEKMKKLEGRDGVLSVSLGHGFTQGDVPEQGTRVLVVTDNAKARGDALARELGEEVRKKRGTWYPPYLSYDEAITAAYAEPKGPVVVADPTDNAGGGAASDNTNIIRRLIERGLTDAAVGPLWDPVAVAFCHAAGVGETIPLRIGGKTAPSSGLPVDGNATILGLVKNGVQSFGTAKVKFGDGAGVRIGGVDVALIAHRTQALGTEIFSAVGIDLSTKRYVGVKSTNHFHAAYAPIATKVLYCDGEGPSALDARKYPFQKARRTIWPHAELPEGRMVV; encoded by the coding sequence ATGCGCATCTTCACGGCGTCGCTTGCGACCGAAACGAACTCGTTCTCGCCGATCCCGACCAGCCGCCAGAGCTACGAACAGACGCTCTATTTCCCGCCCGGCAAGCATCCCGACCGCGCCACCCATTGCACGGCGCCGCTCTTCGTCGCGCGGCGGCGCGCCAGGCAGGAAGGCTTCGAGCTGATCGAGGGCTCTTGCTTCTGGGCCGAGCCGTCCGGGCCGACGCTACAGGCGAGCTACGAGAGCATGCGCGACGAGATCCTCGCGCAGTGCCGCGCCGCGATGCCGCTCGACGGCGTGCTCCTCGGCCTGCACGGCGCGATGGTGGCCTACGGCTACGACGACTGCGAGGGCGACATCATCGCGCGCGTGCGCGAGATCGTGGGGCCGAAAGCCGTGATCAGCGTCGAGCTCGATCCGCACTGCCATCTTACCGAACAACGCGTGCGCGGCGCCGATATCGTCATCCTCTACAAGGAATACCCGCACACGGATTTCCTCGAGCGCGGCGAGGAACTGGTCACGCTGACGGTCAAGGCGATCCGCCGCGACATCAGGCCCACCACCTCGCTCTACGACTGCGGCATGATCGACGTGTTCCCGACCTCGCGCGAGCCCGGGCGCGCCTTCGTGGAGAAGATGAAGAAGCTCGAGGGCCGCGACGGCGTGTTGTCCGTGTCGCTCGGACACGGCTTCACGCAGGGCGACGTGCCCGAGCAGGGCACGCGTGTGCTGGTCGTCACCGACAACGCCAAGGCGCGCGGCGACGCGCTGGCGCGTGAACTCGGCGAGGAGGTCCGCAAGAAACGCGGCACCTGGTATCCGCCCTATCTTTCCTATGACGAGGCGATCACCGCCGCCTATGCGGAGCCGAAAGGTCCGGTCGTGGTCGCCGATCCGACCGACAATGCGGGCGGGGGCGCTGCCTCCGACAACACCAACATCATCCGCCGCCTGATCGAGCGCGGGCTCACCGACGCGGCCGTCGGTCCGCTCTGGGATCCGGTCGCGGTCGCGTTCTGTCACGCCGCAGGCGTGGGCGAAACCATCCCGCTGCGCATCGGCGGCAAGACCGCGCCAAGCTCGGGCCTGCCGGTCGACGGCAACGCCACCATTCTGGGGCTTGTCAAGAACGGGGTGCAGAGCTTCGGCACCGCCAAGGTGAAGTTCGGCGACGGCGCCGGCGTTCGCATCGGCGGCGTCGACGTCGCGCTGATCGCGCACCGCACGCAGGCGCTCGGCACCGAAATCTTCAGCGCGGTCGGGATCGATCTTTCGACCAAACGCTATGTCGGCGTGAAGTCTACCAATCATTTCCATGCCGCCTATGCGCCGATCGCGACCAAGGTCCTGTATTGCGACGGCGAAGGCCCCTCGGCGCTCGATGCACGGAAGTATCCGTTCCAGAAGGCGCGCCGCACCATCTGGCCGCACGCGGAATTGCCCGAGGGACGCATGGTTGTGTGA
- a CDS encoding ABC transporter substrate-binding protein, with protein sequence MRTTRRRFVQSTLAATALSSIPGITRAEPARNRTIRAVMQGDLRSLDPIWTTANITAYHGAMIYDTLFALDGDQKTQPQMVGKFGVSDDKLTHTFELRDGLKFHDGAPVTADDVVASIRRWAARDGGGQHMMLRVRDISKKDDKTFVVALKEPYGLVADLFAKTATPLCYIMPKKVAETDPNQQITDYTGSGPFIYNRNETQMGQRYIYDRFPNYVPRSEPATGMAGGKIAKVDRVIYENMPDSQTALQALKAGEIDFFEIPPIDLLDTLEGDPDIKIEVLNKTGNFGIMRINHLYPPFNNVDARKALLYLIDQEEFMKASFGNPKYYRKCGSNFACGTPMENDENTAWFKEAPNLAKAKELFAKSGYDGKPVTLLHATNIDFMNNSAQIMAQRLRDIGVNAQLATSDWGGVITRRAVKAPPDQGGWNLFITWSGAASVGNPIAFVGHQTNGEKGWFGWPTDETHEKLRDKWAAAGSLDEQKAVAREMQKHDWDFVPHVWLGQWASPVAYRKNLRGVLALPEVIPFWNIEKV encoded by the coding sequence ATGCGCACGACCCGCCGCCGCTTCGTGCAGAGCACGCTGGCCGCCACCGCGCTGTCCAGCATTCCAGGCATCACCCGCGCCGAGCCCGCGCGCAACCGCACCATCCGCGCCGTGATGCAGGGCGACCTGCGCTCGCTCGATCCGATCTGGACCACCGCGAACATCACCGCCTACCACGGTGCAATGATCTACGACACGCTCTTCGCGCTCGACGGCGACCAGAAGACCCAGCCGCAGATGGTCGGGAAGTTCGGGGTATCCGACGACAAACTCACCCACACCTTCGAGCTGCGCGACGGACTGAAATTCCATGACGGCGCCCCCGTCACGGCCGACGACGTCGTCGCCTCGATCCGCCGTTGGGCGGCGCGCGACGGCGGCGGGCAACACATGATGCTGCGCGTGAGGGACATCTCAAAGAAGGACGACAAGACCTTCGTGGTCGCGCTGAAGGAGCCCTACGGCCTGGTCGCCGACCTGTTCGCCAAGACCGCCACGCCGCTTTGCTACATCATGCCGAAGAAAGTGGCCGAGACCGACCCGAACCAGCAGATCACCGATTACACGGGCTCCGGCCCCTTCATCTACAACCGCAACGAAACACAGATGGGCCAGCGGTACATCTACGACCGCTTTCCGAATTACGTCCCGCGCTCTGAACCCGCGACCGGCATGGCAGGCGGCAAGATCGCCAAGGTCGATCGCGTCATCTACGAGAACATGCCAGACTCGCAGACCGCGCTGCAGGCGCTCAAGGCCGGCGAGATCGACTTCTTCGAAATCCCGCCGATCGACCTGCTCGACACGCTGGAGGGCGATCCGGACATCAAGATCGAGGTGCTCAACAAGACCGGCAACTTCGGCATCATGCGGATCAATCATCTCTATCCGCCGTTCAACAACGTCGATGCCCGCAAGGCCCTGCTCTACCTGATCGACCAGGAAGAGTTCATGAAGGCCTCGTTCGGCAATCCGAAGTACTACCGCAAATGCGGCTCGAACTTCGCCTGCGGCACGCCGATGGAGAACGACGAGAACACGGCTTGGTTCAAGGAGGCGCCGAATCTCGCCAAGGCGAAGGAGCTGTTCGCCAAATCGGGCTACGACGGCAAGCCGGTGACGCTGCTGCACGCGACCAACATCGACTTCATGAACAACTCCGCCCAGATCATGGCGCAGCGTCTGCGCGATATCGGCGTCAACGCGCAGCTCGCGACCTCCGACTGGGGCGGTGTGATCACGCGCCGCGCCGTGAAGGCGCCGCCGGATCAGGGCGGCTGGAACCTGTTCATCACCTGGTCGGGCGCGGCGTCGGTCGGCAACCCGATCGCGTTCGTTGGCCATCAGACCAACGGCGAGAAAGGCTGGTTCGGCTGGCCGACCGACGAGACGCACGAGAAGCTGCGCGACAAATGGGCGGCCGCCGGCTCGCTCGACGAGCAGAAGGCGGTCGCGCGCGAGATGCAGAAGCACGACTGGGATTTCGTGCCGCATGTGTGGCTCGGCCAGTGGGCCTCGCCGGTCGCCTATCGCAAGAACCTGCGCGGCGTGCTGGCGCTGCCGGAAGTCATTCCGTTCTGGAATATCGAGAAGGTATAA
- a CDS encoding mandelate racemase/muconate lactonizing enzyme family protein codes for MKMRIVDVCEVTKPIASPIRNAYIDFSKMTASLVAVVTDVKRDGRRVVGYGFNSNGRYGQGGLIRERFRDRILEAKPESLLNEAGDNLDPHKIWAAMMTNEKPGGHGERSVAVGTLDMAVWDATAKIAGKPLFRLLAERGRRAANPKVFVYAAGGYYYPGKDDSALRAEMRGYLDRGYSVVKMKIGGASVAEDRRRIEAVLTEIGKNAQLAVDANGRFDLEAAIAYARMLRDYPLFWYEEAGDPLDYALQAALAEFYPGPMATGENLFSHQDARNLLRHGGMRPDRDWLQFDCALSYGLVEYLRTLDVLKQYGWSPARCIPHGGHQMSLNIAAGLGLGGNESYPDLFQPYGGFPDSVRVENSFITMPDIPGIGFEGKSDLIKVMRELAE; via the coding sequence GTGAAAATGCGCATTGTCGATGTCTGCGAAGTCACCAAGCCGATCGCGTCGCCGATCCGCAACGCCTACATCGATTTCTCCAAGATGACGGCGAGTCTCGTGGCGGTCGTCACGGACGTGAAGCGCGACGGGCGGCGCGTCGTCGGCTACGGCTTCAACTCGAACGGCCGCTACGGGCAGGGCGGGCTCATTCGCGAGCGCTTCCGCGACCGCATCCTCGAAGCGAAGCCGGAAAGCCTTCTGAACGAGGCCGGCGACAATCTCGACCCGCACAAGATCTGGGCCGCCATGATGACCAACGAAAAGCCGGGCGGTCACGGCGAGCGCTCGGTCGCGGTCGGCACGCTCGACATGGCGGTCTGGGACGCGACGGCAAAGATTGCCGGCAAGCCGCTGTTCCGGTTGCTCGCGGAGCGCGGCAGGCGCGCCGCGAACCCGAAGGTCTTCGTCTATGCGGCGGGCGGCTACTACTATCCCGGCAAGGACGACAGTGCGCTGCGCGCCGAGATGCGCGGCTATCTCGATCGCGGCTATAGCGTGGTGAAGATGAAGATCGGCGGAGCATCGGTCGCCGAAGACCGTCGCCGCATTGAAGCGGTGCTCACCGAGATCGGCAAGAATGCGCAGCTTGCGGTCGATGCGAACGGCCGTTTCGATCTCGAAGCCGCGATCGCCTACGCCAGGATGCTGCGCGACTATCCGCTGTTCTGGTACGAGGAGGCGGGCGATCCGCTCGACTATGCGCTGCAAGCAGCGCTCGCCGAGTTCTATCCGGGGCCGATGGCGACGGGCGAGAACCTGTTTTCGCATCAGGACGCCCGCAACCTGCTGCGCCACGGCGGGATGCGGCCGGATCGCGATTGGCTGCAGTTTGACTGCGCGCTCTCCTACGGGCTGGTCGAGTACCTGCGCACGCTCGATGTGCTCAAACAGTACGGTTGGTCGCCGGCCCGCTGCATTCCGCACGGCGGCCACCAGATGTCGCTCAACATCGCGGCGGGCCTCGGGCTCGGCGGCAACGAGAGCTATCCGGACCTGTTCCAGCCATACGGCGGCTTCCCGGACAGCGTGCGGGTCGAGAACAGCTTCATCACAATGCCGGACATCCCCGGCATCGGCTTCGAGGGCAAGTCCGATCTGATCAAGGTGATGCGCGAGCTCGCGGAGTAG
- a CDS encoding M81 family metallopeptidase, whose amino-acid sequence MRLFYAALALEANTFLPIPTSYQAFVEKIYYPPGKHPENSGHQTGAIAAARAAAKRHGFELIEGSCYAAQPGGAASREAYERMRDEILGQLKAALPVDGCFFNLHGAMVAHGYDDCEGDFLERVRALVGPKAVIGVELDPHCHLTKKRCAAADVIVLFKEYPHTDFAERGEEMVDLTLRTIRHEIKPVKSVYDCRVIQSFPTSIQPMRGLVDKIMALEGKNRVLSISIAHGFYYGDAPESGARILVLTDEAKPHGDKLAEEVGHELIALREQAAPPEYSVDGAIDAALAHPGGPTVIADTTDNAGGGAPSDNTTFIHRLIARGVQGAAVAPIWDPMAVRNAFDAGEGARLPFRFGGKTAKASGPPVDAEVEVIRCVRNAYQSFSGATVGIGDAASIRMGGVSAVLITTRAQGMGIDLFSNLGIDPKQQKILVVKSNQHFYASFSQIAAQVLYAEGDGPLPRHYAKLPWRKVQRPIWPLDQVTEPRLII is encoded by the coding sequence ATGCGCCTGTTCTACGCCGCGCTTGCCCTCGAGGCGAACACGTTTCTGCCGATCCCGACCTCGTATCAGGCCTTCGTCGAGAAGATCTATTATCCGCCCGGCAAGCATCCGGAAAATTCGGGCCACCAGACCGGCGCGATCGCGGCCGCGCGCGCGGCGGCCAAGCGGCACGGCTTCGAGCTGATCGAAGGCTCCTGCTACGCCGCGCAGCCGGGCGGCGCAGCCTCGCGCGAGGCCTACGAGCGGATGCGCGATGAAATTCTCGGGCAACTCAAGGCGGCGCTGCCGGTCGACGGCTGCTTCTTCAACCTGCACGGCGCGATGGTGGCGCACGGCTATGACGACTGCGAGGGCGACTTCCTCGAGCGCGTGCGCGCGCTGGTCGGGCCCAAGGCCGTCATCGGCGTCGAACTTGACCCACACTGCCATCTGACAAAGAAGCGCTGCGCCGCGGCCGACGTAATCGTCCTGTTCAAGGAATACCCGCACACGGATTTCGCCGAGCGCGGCGAGGAAATGGTCGATCTCACGCTGCGCACCATCCGCCACGAGATCAAGCCGGTGAAGTCGGTCTACGACTGCCGCGTGATCCAGAGCTTTCCGACCTCGATCCAGCCGATGCGCGGGCTGGTCGACAAGATCATGGCGCTGGAAGGCAAGAACCGTGTGCTGTCGATCTCGATCGCACATGGCTTTTACTATGGCGACGCGCCCGAGAGCGGCGCGCGAATTCTCGTCCTCACCGACGAAGCGAAGCCGCATGGCGACAAGCTCGCGGAGGAAGTCGGCCACGAGTTGATCGCGCTGCGCGAGCAAGCCGCGCCGCCGGAGTATTCCGTCGATGGCGCGATCGATGCGGCCCTCGCCCATCCCGGCGGTCCGACCGTGATCGCGGACACGACCGACAATGCGGGCGGCGGCGCGCCCTCCGACAACACCACATTCATCCATCGCCTGATCGCGCGCGGCGTTCAGGGCGCCGCGGTCGCACCGATCTGGGACCCGATGGCGGTGCGCAACGCGTTCGACGCCGGCGAAGGCGCGCGGCTGCCGTTTCGCTTCGGCGGCAAGACCGCGAAGGCATCGGGGCCGCCGGTAGACGCCGAAGTGGAAGTGATCCGCTGTGTGCGCAATGCCTATCAGTCGTTCTCCGGCGCGACCGTCGGCATCGGCGATGCGGCCTCGATCCGCATGGGCGGCGTCTCGGCGGTGCTGATCACGACGCGCGCGCAGGGCATGGGCATTGACCTGTTCTCCAACCTCGGCATTGACCCGAAGCAGCAGAAAATCCTGGTGGTGAAGTCCAACCAGCACTTCTACGCGTCGTTCTCGCAGATCGCCGCACAGGTGCTCTATGCCGAGGGCGACGGCCCGCTGCCGCGGCATTACGCCAAGTTGCCGTGGAGGAAAGTGCAGCGTCCGATCTGGCCGCTCGATCAGGTGACGGAACCGCGGCTCATCATTTGA
- a CDS encoding ABC transporter substrate-binding protein — MTTRRSMLKGGLAAAALTSAPSIISSKAQPSAARTVKAVMHADLRVLDPIWTTANITAYHGAMVYDTLFGLDGDFKPQPQMVSKWGLSDDKLTYTFELRDGLKFHDGAPVTPADCVASVRRWAARAAAGQSMMQRVKDTPVVDDKTFRIVLNEPYGLVIDSLSTISTSLCYMMRRRDAEIDPNQQVRDTIGSGPFLYNRDETRPGNRHVYDRNPNYVPRPEPASAMAGGKIVKLDRVTFENIADEQTALSALQAGEIDFYEVPPQDLIDDLKKDRNLTVEVLNKTGHIAFMRLNSLHPPFNNPDARKAMLYLAKQDDVMRAIFGQTSKAWQACGSYFACGTPMTNDENTEWFKHGQDIAKAKQLFAKAGYDGRPVVVLQATDHYLANPAGLFAAQWLRQAGVNVDLAAMDWGALVTRRASKKPPAEGGWNIFSTTVTGITFADPISFTGQAANGEKAWFGWPTNELQEQLRNKWATAPTLEARQAIAKDLQKNGWDYVPHVILGQFYRNSAWRKNITGVIGMPEVVGFWNMEKGVSG, encoded by the coding sequence ATGACGACACGCAGAAGCATGCTGAAGGGCGGCCTTGCGGCCGCCGCGCTGACCAGCGCGCCTTCCATCATCAGTTCCAAGGCGCAGCCTTCGGCTGCCCGCACCGTCAAGGCCGTGATGCACGCCGACCTGCGCGTGCTCGATCCGATCTGGACCACCGCGAACATCACCGCCTACCACGGCGCAATGGTCTACGACACGCTGTTCGGGCTCGATGGCGACTTCAAGCCGCAGCCGCAGATGGTGAGCAAGTGGGGCCTCTCCGACGACAAGCTCACCTACACGTTCGAGCTGCGCGACGGACTGAAATTCCACGATGGCGCGCCGGTGACGCCCGCGGACTGCGTCGCGTCGGTGCGCCGCTGGGCGGCGCGCGCCGCGGCCGGCCAATCGATGATGCAGCGCGTGAAGGACACGCCCGTCGTCGACGACAAGACGTTCCGCATCGTGCTGAACGAGCCGTATGGCCTCGTGATCGACAGCCTGTCCACGATATCGACGTCGCTCTGCTACATGATGCGCAGACGAGACGCCGAGATCGACCCGAACCAGCAGGTCCGCGACACGATCGGCTCCGGCCCGTTCCTCTACAATCGCGACGAGACGCGGCCCGGCAATCGCCACGTCTACGATCGCAATCCGAATTACGTGCCGCGCCCTGAGCCCGCCTCGGCGATGGCCGGCGGCAAGATCGTGAAGCTCGACCGCGTCACCTTCGAGAACATCGCCGACGAACAGACGGCGCTCTCCGCGCTTCAGGCGGGCGAGATCGATTTCTACGAGGTGCCGCCGCAGGACCTGATCGATGATCTGAAGAAGGACAGGAACCTCACCGTCGAGGTGCTCAACAAGACCGGCCACATCGCCTTCATGCGGCTCAACAGCCTGCATCCGCCGTTCAACAACCCGGATGCCCGCAAAGCGATGCTCTACCTCGCCAAGCAGGACGACGTGATGCGCGCGATCTTCGGCCAGACCTCGAAGGCGTGGCAGGCCTGCGGCTCATACTTTGCCTGCGGCACGCCGATGACCAACGACGAGAATACCGAGTGGTTCAAACACGGCCAGGATATCGCGAAGGCGAAGCAGCTGTTCGCCAAGGCCGGCTATGACGGCAGGCCGGTGGTCGTGCTGCAGGCGACCGATCATTACCTCGCCAACCCGGCCGGACTGTTCGCCGCACAATGGCTGCGCCAGGCCGGTGTGAACGTGGATCTGGCCGCGATGGACTGGGGCGCACTGGTGACGCGCCGCGCTTCAAAGAAGCCGCCGGCCGAAGGCGGCTGGAACATCTTCTCCACCACCGTGACCGGCATCACCTTCGCCGATCCGATCTCATTCACCGGCCAGGCGGCGAATGGCGAGAAGGCCTGGTTCGGCTGGCCGACCAATGAGCTGCAGGAGCAGCTTCGCAACAAGTGGGCGACCGCACCGACGCTGGAGGCCCGCCAGGCGATCGCGAAGGATCTACAGAAGAACGGCTGGGACTACGTACCGCACGTGATCCTCGGCCAGTTCTACCGCAACTCGGCCTGGCGCAAGAACATCACCGGCGTGATCGGGATGCCCGAGGTGGTGGGATTCTGGAACATGGAAAAAGGCGTTTCCGGTTGA
- a CDS encoding DUF559 domain-containing protein yields MTITWRDDPTRTPTANKRSQARGLRRRATEPEQKLWWHLRHRLPVEDSHFRRQVPIGPYVADFCCLKAKLIVEVDGNQHGLDDHLPRDAKRTVYLTSQGFSVLRFSNREVMTEINGVLEAIYAHLASTPAPHPSPQGGGEPAGA; encoded by the coding sequence GTGACCATCACGTGGCGGGATGATCCGACGCGGACACCGACAGCCAACAAGCGCAGTCAAGCGCGTGGGCTGCGACGCCGCGCGACCGAGCCCGAGCAAAAACTGTGGTGGCATTTGCGTCATCGCTTGCCCGTCGAGGACTCGCATTTTCGTCGCCAAGTCCCGATCGGTCCTTACGTCGCTGACTTCTGCTGCTTGAAAGCGAAATTGATCGTCGAAGTCGATGGCAATCAGCATGGTCTCGACGACCATCTGCCAAGGGACGCAAAGCGAACCGTCTATCTCACCTCGCAAGGATTCTCTGTTCTTCGTTTCTCGAATCGCGAAGTGATGACCGAAATAAACGGAGTTCTCGAGGCGATCTACGCTCACCTAGCCTCGACCCCCGCCCCCCACCCCTCCCCTCAAGGGGGAGGGGAGCCCGCCGGAGCGTGA
- a CDS encoding ABC transporter permease codes for MLAYIIRRLASTVLVMGIVAVFVFLLLHLSPGDPAAIIAGDNATNEQIAGIRKQLGLDDALPVQFYRWLVAVLHGDLGISIFSNEPVAKLISQRIEPTLSLALTTITVAVTLAVSFGVLAAWKVGSWIDRSLMVVSVLGFSVPVFVVGYMLIYVFSINLRWLPVQGYSPIDQGFGPWMERLILPSIALGLAYVALIARITRTSMLEVLAEDYIRTANAKGVATRSVLLKHALKNAGVPIVTVIGIGVALLIGGVVITETVFNIPGVGRLVVDAISKRDYPIIQGVILIFSGVYVLVNLLVDLSYTLLDPRIRY; via the coding sequence ATGCTAGCCTACATCATCCGGCGGCTTGCCTCGACGGTGCTCGTGATGGGCATCGTCGCGGTGTTCGTGTTCCTGCTCCTGCATCTCTCGCCCGGGGACCCCGCGGCGATCATCGCCGGCGACAATGCGACGAACGAACAGATCGCGGGCATTCGCAAGCAGCTCGGCCTCGACGATGCGTTGCCCGTCCAGTTCTATCGCTGGCTGGTGGCGGTGCTGCACGGGGACCTCGGCATCTCGATCTTCTCCAACGAACCCGTCGCCAAGCTGATCAGCCAGCGCATAGAGCCGACGCTGTCGCTGGCGCTAACCACCATCACGGTCGCGGTGACGCTCGCGGTCTCGTTCGGCGTGCTCGCCGCCTGGAAGGTCGGGAGCTGGATCGACCGCTCGCTGATGGTCGTGTCCGTGCTCGGCTTCTCGGTGCCGGTATTCGTGGTCGGCTACATGCTGATCTACGTGTTCTCGATCAATCTGCGCTGGCTGCCGGTGCAAGGCTATTCGCCGATCGACCAGGGCTTCGGCCCCTGGATGGAGCGGCTGATCCTGCCCTCGATCGCGCTCGGGCTTGCCTACGTGGCGCTGATCGCGCGCATTACCCGCACCTCGATGCTCGAAGTGCTGGCCGAGGACTACATCCGCACCGCCAACGCCAAGGGCGTTGCGACCCGGTCAGTGCTGCTCAAGCATGCGCTGAAAAACGCGGGCGTGCCGATCGTCACCGTGATCGGCATCGGCGTCGCGCTGCTGATCGGCGGCGTCGTCATCACCGAGACCGTGTTCAACATCCCGGGCGTCGGCCGGCTCGTGGTCGATGCGATCTCCAAGCGCGATTACCCGATCATCCAGGGCGTGATCCTGATCTTCTCCGGCGTCTATGTGCTGGTGAATCTGCTGGTCGACCTGTCCTACACGCTGCTCGATCCGAGGATACGCTATTGA
- a CDS encoding ABC transporter permease — protein MAAAKPRGAQLRRFARRNPTIVAGGAILTIIALLAIFAPMFAGDAITMQPALRLRPPSETNWFGTDHLGRDVFARTVYGARVSLYVGIAVATVSIAGGLVIGLLSGYFRRVDAVVMRLMDGLMAIPAILLAIALVALTRASVGTVIMAITIPEIPRVVRLVRAVVLSVREAPYVEAAIAGGTPTWKILIRHILPNTIAPLIVQATYICASAILIEAALSFLGAGTPPEIPTWGNMIAQSRLFLSRAPWTIFCPGIALALVVLAVNLLGDGLRDRLDPRLARRM, from the coding sequence TTGGCCGCCGCGAAGCCGCGCGGCGCGCAGCTGCGCCGCTTTGCGCGGCGCAATCCCACCATCGTGGCGGGTGGCGCGATCCTCACGATCATCGCGTTGCTCGCGATCTTCGCGCCGATGTTCGCGGGCGACGCGATTACCATGCAGCCCGCGCTGCGGCTGCGCCCGCCCTCGGAAACAAACTGGTTCGGCACCGACCATCTCGGCCGCGACGTGTTCGCGCGCACGGTCTACGGCGCGCGCGTCTCGCTCTATGTCGGCATCGCGGTTGCCACAGTGTCGATTGCAGGCGGCCTCGTCATCGGACTGCTCTCGGGTTACTTCCGCCGTGTCGATGCCGTCGTGATGCGGCTGATGGACGGCCTGATGGCGATCCCGGCCATTCTCCTCGCGATCGCGCTGGTCGCGCTGACGCGGGCGAGCGTCGGCACCGTGATCATGGCGATCACCATTCCGGAAATCCCGCGTGTGGTGCGCCTCGTGCGCGCCGTGGTGCTGAGCGTGCGCGAGGCCCCATATGTCGAAGCCGCCATCGCGGGCGGCACGCCGACCTGGAAAATCCTCATTCGCCACATCCTGCCCAACACAATCGCGCCGCTGATCGTGCAGGCGACGTACATCTGCGCCTCCGCGATCCTGATCGAGGCGGCGCTCTCGTTCCTCGGTGCCGGCACGCCGCCGGAAATCCCGACCTGGGGCAACATGATCGCGCAGAGTCGCCTGTTCCTCTCGCGTGCGCCGTGGACCATCTTCTGTCCCGGCATCGCGCTGGCGCTGGTCGTGCTCGCCGTGAACTTATTGGGCGACGGCCTGCGCGACCGGCTCGACCCGCGCCTCGCGAGGCGGATGTGA